The following coding sequences lie in one Lolium perenne isolate Kyuss_39 chromosome 2, Kyuss_2.0, whole genome shotgun sequence genomic window:
- the LOC127329590 gene encoding BTB/POZ and MATH domain-containing protein 2-like, whose translation MGAAPSVPDGGDPTAVTGSVSDVPKVSATHEFTIRDYSRTKGRGVGKSILSQYFTIDGRKWYIRFYPDGYSAADSAWVALYAQTLYKPQFRAVRAEFTFQLLGANGEVRHTRRSDRACKYDTFCNSWGIRRYIDRNLLESAALAAVHNDSITVRCTITIHKARRRSVPVPRPGLVMMPDQPASVHGQNAVKFLASGKAPFDVRFEVDGEIFEAHRMVVAAQSPWFEGLLYGHGRESRESDLADVGGGVVGAEAFRGVLHFIYNDELPAATLVTDSKRRRYEATLRLLEAADYYLLERLKMMCAISLGNDFITDSTLTTIAEYAEAYSCKELEQACRNFAERRGVSLLPNIEVMQRLMSRIFLASHATNRIRPGPTGVRPHRAPNFWGPKISKLASHI comes from the coding sequence ATGGGCGCCGCTCCCTCCGTGCCCGACGGCGGCGATCCCACCGCCGTGACGGGATCCGTGAGTGATGTTCCGAAGGTCAGCGCCACCCACGAGTTCACGATCCGCGACTACAGCCGCACTAAGGGCAGGGGCGTCGGCAAGTCGATCCTCTCGCAGTACTTCACCATCGACGGCCGCAAGTGGTACATCCGCTTCTACCCGGACGGCTACAGCGCGGCGGACAGCGCCTGGGTAGCCTTGTACGCGCAGACGCTCTACAAGCCGCAGTTCCGCGCCGTGCGCGCCGAGTTCACCTTCCAGCTCCTCGGCGCCAACGGCGAGGTCCGCCACACGCGCCGCTCCGACCGGGCATGCAAGTACGACACCTTCTGCAACAGCTGGGGCATCCGCCGCTACATCGACCGGAACTTGCTCGAGTCGGCCGCGCTCGCCGCCGTGCACAATGACTCCATCACCGTGCGCTGCACCATCACGATCCATAAGGCACGGCGCAGGAGCGTCCCGGTCCCACGCCCTGGGCTCGTCATGATGCCGGACCAGCCGGCGTCAGTCCACGGGCAGAACGCCGTCAAGTTCCTCGCCAGCGGCAAGGCCCCCTTCGACGTGCGGTTCGAGGTGGACGGCGAGATCTTCGAGGCGCACAGGATGGTTGTGGCCGCTCAGTCGCCGTGGTTCGAGGGCCTACTCTACGGCCACGGACGCGAGTCCCGGGAGTCCGACCTGGCcgacgtcggcggcggcgtggtcGGCGCCGAGGCCTTCCGCGGCGTGCTCCACTTCATCTACAACGACGAGCTCCCGGCGGCCACCCTCGTGACCGACAGCAAGAGGCGGCGGTACGAGGCGACGCTGCGGCTGCTCGAGGCCGCCGACTACTACCTCCTGGAAAGGCTCAAGATGATGTGCGCCATCAGCCTCGGAAACGACTTCATCACCGATTCCACGCTAACCACCATCGCCGAGTACGCCGAGGCCTACTCGTGCAAGGAGCTCGAGCAGGCGTGCAGGAACTTCGCCGAGCGCAGAGGAGTAAGCTTGCTGCCGAACATAGAGGTTATGCAGAGATTGATGTCCCGCATCTTCCTAGCTTCTCACGCGACGAACAGGATCAGGCCCGGGCCCACGGGAGTGCGGCCGCACAGGGCCCCAAATTTTTGGGGGCCCAAAATCTCTAAGTTAGCCTCTCATATATAG